Proteins encoded within one genomic window of Triticum aestivum cultivar Chinese Spring chromosome 2D, IWGSC CS RefSeq v2.1, whole genome shotgun sequence:
- the LOC123050699 gene encoding uncharacterized protein encodes MATKCIIGALVGSLGIAYVCDTIVSDKKIFGGTVCKTATDKEWFQATDAKFQAWPRTAGPPVIMNPISRQNFIVKHP; translated from the exons ATGGCGACAAAGTGCATCATCGGCGCGTTGGTCGGATCCCTTGGCATTGCGTACGTCTGCGACACAATCGTTTCTGACAAGAAGATCTTTGGAG GCACTGTTTGCAAGACCGCGACCGACAAGGAGTGGTTTCAGGCCACGGACGCCAAGTTCCAGGCCTGGCCTCGCACTGCTGGGCCGCCGGTCATCATGAACCCCATCAGCCGCCAGAACTTCATCGTCAAGCACCCTTGA